A portion of the Heliangelus exortis chromosome 28, bHelExo1.hap1, whole genome shotgun sequence genome contains these proteins:
- the GP1BA gene encoding platelet glycoprotein Ib alpha chain, producing the protein MLCSDLLARDVGTVWLQGQQEELQNFLCLYLLPWSALWLLPQTLKLPLSSLEEPSTFLLASQKEKSPFLHQRQGAEAMQVPALLLLILPVLLPSATRAQPCPSEMNKIKDLLEVNCTGQGLSSVPLDLPKDTGILLLSANRLSSLSTASFLSLTQLQDLDLSDNGMADLQTGARLPSLKELLLSHNVLGSLPILRGLPQLTRLSVAHNNLVTLAPGAFRAVPGLQDLDLRGNRLRRLPQEAFVGLRELKDLDLSDNLLEELPKELLQDLQNLETLWLSGNLLHTLPTDFFPEGHFFAYVFLTENPWNCDCDLRYLRSWIQRNSDSVYQPERGLEKTKVEVAPEKVLCHSPPEHQHKPIIKFKPNCGNVGDTDEDEEYDYDQGEEAVEKPPVITFLPTHPSTPKEHTTVPPAVTWPPLATTRPPLSTPRSSTLASSTSLAIPASTRAPSTPSPAPAIPTIPPTHTPATTPILTAAPASTPHRSTTFTSTTSLPTTIITRPPPTSSHPKTTHAISTTSTHTTLMVSTGAFSTSSTAAPSTAVLEASPSVRSSSPPLIPTSPVVSTSVLSTHAPTQPAPLDTTHFSQPPPSPSPAPLPLCPCSTPGLSLPLLRFQVGGKGPQWGQWVLRHCCLLHWVLYLGSLVLLVLIVMALAGWLVWMCLVGRSSWHKSLQTQEVQYPLLKRKESAEKPSVQLSSFHIPLQRPRFCTIKEVELCPEVIYCTIKDLEIQHHPPANSSFCTTKELWVHHNNPNASFQSFSKKLLVPDLSSLRAPSAYSLDRGVEAIGDVRVKYAGNTL; encoded by the exons ATGCTCTGCAGTGACCTCCTGGCCAGGGACGTGGGGACAGTTTGGCTCCAGGGACAGCAGGAGGAACTGCAAAACTTCCTCTGCCTCTATCTCCTTCCCTGGTCTGCACTGTGGCTTCTCCCACAGACGTTAAAGCTGCCTCTCAGCTCTCTGGAAGAGCCATCCACATTTTTGCTGGCaagccagaaagaaaagagcCCTTTTCTACACCAGAGACAAGGAGCTGAG GCCATGCAggtccctgccctgctcctcctcatcctcccagTCCTGCTGCCCTCAGCCACTCGTGCCCAGCCCTGTCCCTCAGAGATGAACAAGATCAAggacctgctggaggtgaaCTGCACGGGGCAGGGGCTCAGCTCCGTGCCCCTGGACCTGCCTAAGGACACAGGGATTCTGCTGCTCAGCGCCAACCGCCTCAGCTCCCTCTCCACcgcctccttcctctccctcacGCAGCTGCAGGACCTCGATCTGTCTGACAACGGGATGGCGGATCTGCAAACCGGGGCCCGGCTGCCCTCTCTGaaggagctgctcctctcccacaACGTCCTGGGCTCCCTGCCCATCCTGCGGGGGCTGCCGCAGCTCACCCGCCTCTCCGTGGCCCACAACAATTTGGTAACCTTGGCCCCGGGGGCTTTCCGGGCGGTGCCGGGGCTGCAGGACCTGGACCTGCGAGGGAACCGCCTGAGGAGGCTGCCTCAGGAAGCCTTCGTGGGGCTGAGGGAACTCAAGGACTTGGACCTCTCGGACAACCTCCTGGAGGAGCTCcccaaggagctgctgcaggatcTGCAAAATCTGGAGACCCTCTGGCTCTCAGGGAACCTCCTGCACACCCTGCCCACCGACTTCTTCCCCGAGGGCCATTTCTTTGCCTATGTCTTCCTCACGGAGAATCCCTGGAACTGCGACTGCGACCTCCGCTACCTGAGGAGCTGGATCCAGCGGAACTCCGACAGCGTCTACCAGCCAGAGCGGGGCCTGGAGAAGACCAAGGTGGAGGTTGCCCCTGAGAAGGTGCTGTGCCACAGCCCCCCTGAGCACCAGCACAAGCCCATTATCAAATTCAAGCCCAACTGTGGCAACGTGGGGGACACGGACGAGGACGAAGAGTACGATTACGATCAGGGGGAGGAAGCTGTGGAGAAACCTCCTGTCATCACCTTCCTCCCCACACATCCATCCACCCCCAAAGAGCACACTACTGTGCCCCCTGCTGTTACATGGCCTCCCCTTGCTACCACAAGACCTCCTCTCAGCACCCCTCGTAGCTCTACCCTTGCCTCCAGCACTTCTCTTGCAATTCCTGCAAGCACCAGagctcccagcaccccctctcctgctccagccatTCCCACCATCCCACCCACTCACACACCTGCCACTACCCCCAttctcactgctgctcctgcaagCACCCCCCACAGATCCACCACCTTCacctccaccacttccctgccCACCACTATCATCACCAGACCTCCCCCCACGAGCAgccaccccaaaaccacccacgccatcagcaccaccagcacccatACCACCCTCATGGTGTCCACTGGAGCCTTTTCCACCAGCTCCACAGCAGCTCCTTCTACTGCCGTGCTGGAGGCCTCTCCCAGTGTTAGATCTTCATCTCCTCCCCTGATACCCACCTCACCAGTGGTCTCCACCTCCGTTCTTTCCACTCATGCCCCAACACAGCCAGCTCCCCTGGATACAACTCACTTCTCCCAGCCACCACCTTCCCCTTCGCCTGCAcctctccccctctgcccctgctccacCCCAGGACTGTCCCTGCCGCTGCTGCGCTTCCAGGTGGGTGGGAAGGGTCCACAGTGGGGTCAGTGGGTGCTGAGGCATTGCTGCCTGTTGCACTGGGTGCTCTACCTGGGCTCCCTGGTTCTGCTGGTCCTGATCGTGATGGCACTAGCAGGCTGGCTGGTGTGGATGTGTCTGGTGGGAAGGTCCTCCTGGCACAAGTCCCTGCAGACCCAAGAGGTGCAGTACCCActgctgaagaggaaggagtCAGCAGAAAAGCCCTCAGTGCAACTCAGCAGCTTCCACATCCCCCTTCAGCGCCCCAGGTTCTGCACCATCAAGGAAGTAGAGCTGTGTCCTGAGGTCATTTACTGCACGATTAAAGACCTGGAGATACAGCACCATCCTCCTGCAAATTCTTCCTTCTGCACCACAAAGGAGCTGTGGGTTCACCATAATAATCCAAATGCTTCGTTCCAGTCTTTCTCCAAGAAGCTGCTGGTCCCTGACCTCAGCTCCCTGAGGGCCCCTTCTGCGTACAGCCTGGACAGGGGTGTCGAGGCCATTGGTGATGTCAGGGTGAAATATGCTGGCAACACTTTGTAA
- the LOC139788073 gene encoding E3 ubiquitin-protein ligase TRIM7-like, whose protein sequence is MEREEMEILANEVEETNGTANVTLDPDTANPFLILAGDQKGVRRGEEWMSLPNNPRRFDVEPCVLGLQAFTAGRHCWEVEVEEAGDWWALGVAQESVRRKGSLSFTPEEGIWAVGQWFGQYYAFTDPDWTPLHLPCLPRVIQIHLDFTEEKVVFADAESKAQIFGFCLAPCPSQALHPWLWVGMGSWLRLCP, encoded by the exons ATGGAGAGAGAAGAGATGGAGATCTTGGCCAATGAAGTAGAGGAGACAAATGGAACAG ccaaTGTCACCCTGGATCCAGACACTGCCAACCCCTTCCTGATCCTGGCTGGTGACCAGAAGGGGGTACGACGGGGGGAGGAGTGGATGTCACTGCCCAACAACCCCCGGCGCTTCGATGTGGAGCCGTGTGTGCTGGGACTGCAGGCATTCACTGCAGGGAGACACTGctgggaggtggaggtggaAGAGGCAGGGGACTGGTGGGCTCTGGGGGTGGCCCAGGAGTCTGTCAGAAGGAAGGGGAGCCTCAGTTTTACCCCCGAGGAGGGAATTTGGGCTGTGGGGCAGTGGTTTGGACAATATTATGCTTTCACCGATCCCGACTGGACACCCCTGCACCTCCCGTGCCTCCCCAGGGTTATCCAGATCCACCTGGACTTCACAGAGGAGAAAGTGGTGTTTGCTGATGCTGAAAGCAAAGCTCAGATCTTTGGGTTCTGCCTGGCTCCCTGTCCCAGCCAGGCCCTGCACCCCTGGCTCTGGGTGGGGATGGGCTCCTGGCTCAGGCTGTGCCCGTGA